The proteins below are encoded in one region of Roseofilum casamattae BLCC-M143:
- a CDS encoding PEP-CTERM sorting domain-containing protein (PEP-CTERM proteins occur, often in large numbers, in the proteomes of bacteria that also encode an exosortase, a predicted intramembrane cysteine proteinase. The presence of a PEP-CTERM domain at a protein's C-terminus predicts cleavage within the sorting domain, followed by covalent anchoring to some some component of the (usually Gram-negative) cell surface. Many PEP-CTERM proteins exhibit an unusual sequence composition that includes large numbers of potential glycosylation sites. Expression of one such protein has been shown restore the ability of a bacterium to form floc, a type of biofilm.), translated as MPEPSVSIGLLLLGFLGLSLRVRR; from the coding sequence GTGCCCGAACCTTCAGTTAGCATCGGTTTATTATTGCTCGGTTTTCTTGGACTAAGTTTGCGCGTTCGGCGATGA
- the menA gene encoding 2-carboxy-1,4-naphthoquinone phytyltransferase: MTTPELAYPQKKLWLAAIKPPMYSVAVIPIWVGTAVAFAETGSLDWSIFLTFLSAAILIIAWLNLTNDVFDADTGIDINKAHSVVNLTGKKTLIFWIANLCLGFAVLELMAIAWWQQDPMILELIGLAVFLGYTYQGPPFRFGYLGLGEPICFICFGPLAIAAAYYSQTATWSISSLFASMIIGITTSIILLCSHFHQVEDDLAAGKRSPIARMGTKNGARVLLASCITVFAAIAIFLLNGSFPLWTSLTFLSLPFAIQLCDRVLKYHDRPEEVKNSKFIAVNFHFFSGLLLGVGFVLSQLS; encoded by the coding sequence ATGACAACCCCGGAACTTGCTTATCCCCAAAAAAAGTTATGGTTGGCTGCTATTAAGCCACCGATGTATAGCGTGGCGGTCATTCCAATCTGGGTGGGAACGGCGGTTGCGTTTGCGGAAACTGGCAGCTTAGATTGGTCAATTTTCTTAACATTCTTATCCGCGGCTATTTTAATTATTGCCTGGCTGAATTTAACCAATGATGTTTTTGATGCGGATACGGGAATTGATATTAATAAAGCCCATTCTGTGGTCAACTTAACCGGTAAGAAAACGCTAATATTTTGGATTGCCAATCTTTGTTTGGGATTTGCCGTATTGGAACTTATGGCGATCGCTTGGTGGCAGCAAGATCCAATGATTCTGGAACTCATCGGACTGGCGGTTTTTCTCGGATACACTTACCAAGGGCCGCCCTTTCGTTTCGGGTATCTAGGGTTAGGCGAACCGATCTGTTTTATTTGTTTTGGCCCCTTAGCGATCGCTGCTGCATATTACTCGCAAACCGCCACTTGGTCAATCTCCAGCCTTTTCGCCTCAATGATTATTGGCATCACCACCAGTATTATCCTGCTCTGTTCCCACTTCCATCAAGTTGAGGACGATCTCGCTGCCGGAAAACGCTCCCCCATCGCGCGCATGGGTACGAAAAACGGCGCTCGGGTATTGCTCGCATCGTGCATTACTGTCTTTGCGGCGATCGCAATTTTTCTGCTGAATGGTTCTTTTCCCCTATGGACGAGCTTGACTTTCCTGAGTTTACCCTTTGCCATCCAACTGTGCGATCGGGTGTTGAAATATCACGATCGACCGGAAGAAGTGAAAAACAGTAAATTCATCGCCGTTAACTTTCACTTTTTTAGCGGACTCTTATTAGGAGTGGGATTTGTGCTGTCTCAGCTATCCTAA
- the menD gene encoding 2-succinyl-5-enolpyruvyl-6-hydroxy-3-cyclohexene-1-carboxylic-acid synthase, translated as MPIDFRNLNMLWASILVETLSRLGLTTAIACPGSRSTPLTVAFAQHDRIETIPILDERSAAFFALGLAKRTGLPTALICTSGTAGANFYPAVIEAAESRVPLLIFTSDRPPELRHTHAGQTINQVNLYGTYPKWQTELALPDVNRLNYLRQMINYGWERSLSPIPGPVHFNIPLRPPLAPTLQLDLEISETDFDPEDYFSFLQFQELPSNKIKFGSWFQSLQVTRGLIIAGVDSPQNPQTYVQAIAKLSGCLKFPILAEGLSPVRNFADTHPYLISTYDLILRHSEDAKNLVPEVIIQIGDFPTSKVLRTWLESYHPRHWIIDPTYQNLDPLHNKTQFLRASIQQLSANLEETEIRGDDRYLQQWIMLEDRARLQCDRIFAETTTLVEPKIARSLSQILPPQTPIFISNSMPVRDVEWFWRPNDRQLQPYFNRGTNGIDGILSTALGIAHCNRPSVLLTGDLSLLHDTNGFLIRRYVRGHLTIILINNNGGGIFQFLPISEYDPPFEEFFAVPQAVDFAKLCQTYDIEYHLIQDWQQFQADLSHLPEFGIRVLEVRCDRKFDAQWRKQLFSSVASILMSPKLSDKSE; from the coding sequence ATGCCAATTGATTTTCGCAACCTGAATATGCTCTGGGCTTCGATCTTAGTCGAAACCTTATCTCGTTTGGGCTTAACCACTGCGATCGCATGTCCGGGATCGCGATCGACTCCTTTAACCGTTGCGTTTGCCCAACACGATCGCATCGAAACTATTCCAATTTTAGACGAACGTTCCGCCGCTTTTTTTGCTCTCGGTTTGGCAAAACGAACGGGTTTGCCAACAGCACTAATTTGCACCTCGGGAACCGCTGGAGCTAACTTTTATCCTGCCGTCATTGAAGCCGCAGAAAGCCGAGTTCCATTGTTGATTTTTACCAGCGATCGCCCGCCAGAATTGCGTCATACTCATGCCGGACAAACGATTAATCAAGTTAACCTTTATGGGACTTACCCAAAATGGCAAACCGAGTTAGCATTGCCTGATGTCAATCGACTAAATTATCTCAGGCAAATGATTAATTATGGATGGGAACGCAGTCTTTCTCCAATTCCCGGACCGGTTCATTTTAATATTCCCTTGCGACCCCCTCTTGCGCCAACCTTACAACTCGATTTAGAGATTAGCGAAACTGATTTCGATCCTGAAGATTATTTTAGTTTTTTACAATTTCAAGAGTTGCCGAGTAATAAGATTAAATTCGGATCGTGGTTTCAATCTCTACAGGTGACTCGCGGTTTGATTATTGCCGGAGTAGACTCTCCTCAAAATCCTCAAACCTACGTGCAAGCGATCGCAAAATTATCCGGTTGTTTAAAGTTTCCTATTCTGGCTGAAGGACTCTCTCCCGTTCGCAATTTTGCCGACACTCATCCTTATCTCATTTCCACTTACGATCTCATTCTGCGCCACTCAGAAGATGCGAAAAATTTAGTCCCGGAAGTCATCATTCAAATTGGCGATTTTCCCACGAGCAAAGTTTTAAGAACTTGGCTAGAAAGTTATCATCCCCGTCATTGGATTATCGATCCAACCTACCAAAATCTCGACCCACTCCATAATAAAACGCAGTTTTTGCGCGCGTCTATTCAACAGCTATCTGCAAATTTAGAAGAGACAGAAATAAGAGGAGACGATCGTTATCTCCAGCAATGGATAATGTTAGAAGATCGGGCAAGACTGCAGTGCGATCGCATTTTCGCCGAAACCACAACATTAGTCGAACCCAAAATAGCGCGATCGCTCTCGCAAATTCTTCCGCCACAAACTCCTATTTTTATTTCCAATAGTATGCCCGTTCGCGATGTCGAATGGTTTTGGCGTCCGAACGATCGACAATTACAACCCTATTTTAACCGAGGAACGAATGGCATTGATGGCATTCTTTCTACCGCATTAGGAATCGCTCACTGCAATCGTCCCAGCGTACTCTTGACTGGAGATTTAAGCTTGTTACACGATACGAATGGATTTCTTATTCGACGATACGTTCGAGGTCATTTAACCATTATCCTGATTAACAATAATGGAGGTGGAATTTTTCAGTTTCTCCCTATATCTGAATACGATCCGCCCTTTGAAGAATTCTTTGCTGTTCCGCAAGCTGTTGATTTTGCTAAACTCTGTCAAACCTACGATATTGAGTACCATCTTATTCAAGATTGGCAGCAGTTCCAAGCTGATTTATCGCATCTTCCAGAGTTCGGTATTCGAGTTTTGGAAGTGCGTTGCGATCGTAAATTTGATGCTCAATGGCGCAAGCAACTATTCTCCTCAGTAGCTTCTATCTTAATGTCCCCAAAGTTATCTGATAAATCCGAATAG
- a CDS encoding translocation/assembly module TamB domain-containing protein: protein MTTPREPEQFPDFELEETLTPVEEEWESETEEEEEEDESPRKSPALVRWSLGGLLLLGLGGGIGYAWNWVHNSLGPTVAEALSQTINRPLEIGPVERVTLNSIRFGPSGLPATSTDRDRATVEAVEVTFNPVDVIDNEINLNITLINPRVYLEENEQREWMNLEITEEEPKEGEFKINVVKAGARNATVELVPWKGDAIAPEDKVTLTPIRADAEFFDEYNRIAFDGTVSQASTNGEVQAKGEFLNEEQRARVQVRSRNFDLTPFARLVPDVPPEVTLTSGKLNGNVSAQVNVADIPASSLYGTLLVSELAGEYTLPEAITVSSDSTESDSTSSDESETSSAIAAESTESTEPSEFDITKVPLYLSQGNLSLKLEEQLVIIEQNSAIAYADTIPIQLEGGIHLEQGIQVIATLPPVAIETLAETIQTPLPVPASGEFQVKAKVEGPFDNPAVIGLFETTKPTQIDRLEFTSMSTEFAYLNSVFAIQNLKLAPTVGGEILGRGELQLPVTAPTETPASEQPVNDSVELRGASEPPVSNASTPEAESAEVQTEPAGEGTEEAIPLPSPEVNPTPATVPAPPIAITPAEQPFLALEIQGENLPVAALAGLYDIPTNDVNLGLLSPQIQVLGPINQLEAIAKTSMAGGEVQMAGRLIGFDPLAASAPPTTDSETSEETATVPPPPEPLEIQAELRASNIQLAELSSLVPPQLAVPFTGGAQVIVPLDNFTPDRLRGQGEGQLQIAGGSVKVSGRLQDNRIAGLVQADGVQVGEFRSDIEQMIPPDQFQLPFAESAPVTGMAEFTGPVDNLNPNAFEGRFQGTMSLVGGEIAAGGVLQGGELEAAVQLSQVEVARLSPQLQSLATEQPILQTPITATANVKGPIDNLSPNAIIAEVRADLDVAGGRVNVLGQAINGGWKATLRADAVQVEELSSEVPAGLNLPFSGIANAEGRLDDPSPNSIRADVQGVVNAAGGLVNIEAIAQQGEWQGRAQAEQLQLQPFGALLPPDVQPLTSSAQLTGVANAKGRLEDLSPQSIVAQAQGKVNIGSGSVDLEAIAERGEWQARGKAEQIQLGQLGLELPPELQPLTSAAQFVAKGRVDNFDPSAVEAKAELLLSKLPVLERGPFQTQVAWNGTVLAIEEASAPGLQASGAVFPDLQNPLASRFDIRAMVKDFNLASLPIELPEGVNVGGLVGFDGRIAGVGLAPNLDGQVRLQNLAVNELTFDPLIEGPVQYTPDRGATIALKGESDEISAVIDSMFIPQSFTFKVADAVATGVRSPGQDGSGLTNFQVDVAQFPLDLVNLIPIADNPLGPVFGQLSGNFDLSVPTDFTNFDPMAVVARGEIQVDKPKIGTVEGESLAAKLSYAQGQGQLTDTELAIGESKYQVDGAVDLTNLTDPQFNAEVQIAQGSVQDVLQVLQIFDLADIANGFVPPAGRAADLGVLTSGTSQGNLETQLRRFSEILRLQELRQRERDRYPIPALAKLQGAFDGDIKVSGSLNQGLSADIDLLGENWVWGDYSFNPIIVKGSLKDNVLTLLPVQINSNEGLITFSGQVGGEEQSGQLKVEDVPVGLIQQFIPDLPVDVTGTVNTTATLLGGSLENPKVIGNVSLADGTLNEAPIQEAIGNFSLTDGRLRFGGKMLVTGESPITLTGSIPSPLPVGSVSPISQDIQLDLNLENDGLAILNVLTLQQLNWISGTGNVNIKVSGTVDHPIAVGEAAIANATLESELLSESVNNVNGTIRFDGTKVIVDRITGDFSKGTVNVAGLIPLENPNLLLSEEEENNRLRVSLADIDFNFQDIYNGGVNGEIQIAGSALEPVVSGNVRLTQGKISVNEANKFHEENAAKDDTANTNQNAFIPIFRGFEVDLTNGIAILQPGFVDIRGQGTLEINGPLDDLEADGEIALERGFINIISTQFRLNREYDHRVRFNPTQGLDPDLDLQLEASISETQGTRQAESLFGRQPEIDDTPPIDNNDAETVRIQASVTGPASQLENNLELTSSPVRSRSEIIALIGGGVLNTFAGGNTTLALANLAGTTILSNLQSSLGEALGLTEFRLYPTEDSARQGNLGLAGEATLDVTKKFSTSLGKTLTSSDPARLRFRYRLSESLVLRGATDLGGESSTRRQPDSRIQFEFRKRF, encoded by the coding sequence ATGACAACTCCCAGAGAACCAGAACAATTCCCTGACTTCGAGCTGGAGGAAACTCTGACTCCTGTGGAGGAGGAATGGGAAAGCGAGACTGAAGAAGAGGAAGAGGAGGACGAGTCTCCGAGGAAGTCGCCGGCACTGGTTCGATGGAGCCTTGGCGGACTGCTTCTGTTGGGACTGGGGGGTGGCATTGGGTATGCCTGGAATTGGGTGCATAATAGTTTGGGACCGACGGTGGCGGAAGCGTTGAGTCAAACGATTAACCGACCTTTAGAGATCGGCCCGGTGGAGCGAGTGACTCTAAATAGTATTCGGTTCGGCCCTTCCGGACTGCCGGCGACCTCTACCGATCGCGATCGCGCTACAGTCGAAGCGGTAGAAGTTACGTTTAATCCGGTTGATGTTATCGATAATGAAATTAACTTAAATATTACGCTGATTAATCCTCGGGTTTATCTGGAAGAGAACGAGCAGCGCGAATGGATGAACCTGGAGATTACGGAAGAGGAGCCTAAAGAAGGGGAATTTAAGATTAATGTGGTGAAAGCGGGGGCGCGCAATGCCACGGTGGAATTAGTTCCTTGGAAAGGAGACGCGATCGCTCCGGAAGATAAGGTGACTTTAACTCCCATTCGCGCTGATGCTGAATTTTTTGACGAGTACAACCGCATTGCTTTTGATGGGACGGTGAGTCAAGCGAGCACTAACGGAGAAGTGCAAGCCAAAGGCGAATTTCTGAATGAGGAACAGCGCGCCAGAGTGCAAGTGCGATCGCGAAATTTCGATCTGACTCCTTTTGCACGTTTGGTTCCCGATGTTCCCCCAGAGGTTACTCTCACCAGCGGCAAACTCAATGGCAATGTTAGCGCGCAAGTGAATGTTGCCGATATTCCTGCCTCTAGCCTCTACGGCACTTTACTCGTCAGCGAGCTAGCCGGAGAATATACATTACCAGAAGCTATAACGGTTAGTTCCGATAGTACTGAGTCGGATAGTACTAGTTCTGACGAAAGCGAAACGTCATCGGCGATCGCAGCAGAAAGTACAGAAAGTACGGAACCGTCAGAATTCGATATTACCAAAGTTCCCCTCTATCTCTCCCAAGGAAACCTGAGCCTGAAACTGGAAGAGCAACTCGTTATTATCGAACAAAATAGCGCGATCGCCTATGCCGACACCATCCCCATTCAACTTGAAGGGGGCATTCACTTAGAGCAAGGCATTCAAGTTATCGCCACCTTGCCTCCAGTTGCTATAGAAACTCTGGCAGAAACCATTCAAACTCCGCTCCCCGTTCCTGCAAGCGGCGAGTTTCAAGTGAAAGCCAAAGTTGAAGGGCCCTTTGATAACCCCGCAGTTATTGGATTATTCGAGACAACGAAACCGACGCAAATCGATCGCCTCGAATTTACTTCCATGAGTACGGAATTTGCCTATCTTAACTCCGTCTTTGCTATCCAAAACCTCAAACTGGCGCCGACTGTGGGAGGAGAAATTCTCGGACGCGGGGAACTGCAACTTCCGGTGACAGCGCCAACAGAAACCCCAGCATCCGAGCAACCTGTCAATGACTCCGTTGAGTTGCGCGGCGCCTCAGAACCGCCAGTTTCCAATGCCTCTACTCCGGAAGCAGAGAGCGCGGAAGTTCAGACAGAACCAGCAGGCGAAGGGACTGAAGAAGCCATTCCCCTGCCTTCCCCGGAAGTCAATCCAACTCCAGCAACAGTTCCCGCTCCTCCTATTGCCATAACGCCTGCGGAACAACCCTTCTTAGCCTTAGAAATTCAGGGCGAAAACTTGCCTGTAGCCGCCTTAGCCGGACTGTACGATATCCCCACCAACGATGTGAATTTAGGCTTGCTCTCGCCGCAAATACAGGTGCTAGGGCCGATTAACCAACTCGAGGCGATCGCCAAAACTTCAATGGCAGGCGGTGAAGTACAAATGGCCGGTCGCTTAATCGGCTTCGATCCCCTGGCAGCGAGCGCTCCTCCAACTACCGATAGCGAAACCTCAGAGGAAACCGCCACAGTCCCACCGCCTCCAGAACCCTTAGAGATCCAAGCAGAACTGCGCGCCAGCAATATCCAACTGGCAGAACTTTCCTCCCTAGTTCCGCCACAACTGGCCGTCCCCTTTACCGGAGGCGCGCAAGTTATCGTACCGTTGGATAACTTCACTCCCGATCGACTCAGAGGGCAAGGCGAAGGTCAGCTCCAGATTGCGGGAGGTTCGGTCAAGGTCTCCGGTCGCTTACAGGATAATCGGATCGCCGGTTTAGTTCAAGCCGATGGCGTACAAGTTGGGGAATTTCGCAGCGATATCGAACAGATGATTCCCCCCGACCAATTCCAACTTCCCTTTGCCGAAAGCGCTCCGGTGACCGGAATGGCCGAATTTACCGGGCCTGTAGATAACCTCAATCCCAATGCCTTTGAGGGACGCTTTCAAGGCACGATGAGCCTCGTTGGTGGCGAGATTGCCGCTGGAGGGGTATTGCAAGGAGGAGAGTTGGAAGCAGCGGTGCAACTGAGCCAAGTGGAAGTTGCGCGCCTGTCACCGCAACTGCAATCTCTGGCAACCGAGCAACCCATCTTGCAAACTCCAATTACGGCGACGGCAAACGTGAAAGGGCCGATAGATAACTTATCGCCCAATGCCATTATTGCCGAAGTACGCGCCGATCTCGATGTGGCTGGGGGGCGGGTGAATGTGTTGGGACAAGCGATTAATGGCGGATGGAAAGCAACCCTGCGCGCCGATGCAGTACAAGTAGAAGAACTTTCCTCAGAAGTCCCCGCCGGATTGAATTTGCCGTTTAGCGGTATTGCCAATGCAGAAGGTCGTTTAGACGATCCATCGCCGAATAGCATTCGCGCGGACGTGCAAGGAGTCGTGAATGCGGCTGGCGGTTTGGTCAATATTGAAGCGATCGCGCAACAGGGAGAATGGCAAGGGAGAGCGCAGGCCGAACAGCTACAATTGCAACCGTTTGGAGCGCTCTTGCCCCCAGACGTGCAACCGCTGACGAGTTCCGCACAGTTGACTGGGGTTGCCAATGCTAAAGGTCGCTTAGAAGATTTATCTCCGCAAAGTATTGTGGCGCAAGCACAAGGTAAGGTTAATATTGGCAGCGGTTCGGTGGATCTCGAAGCGATCGCGGAACGAGGAGAATGGCAGGCGCGCGGGAAGGCCGAACAGATCCAGTTGGGACAGTTGGGGTTAGAGTTGCCTCCGGAACTACAACCGCTGACGAGTGCCGCACAGTTTGTGGCAAAAGGACGAGTGGACAATTTCGACCCGTCGGCAGTTGAGGCAAAAGCAGAACTGTTGCTCTCCAAATTGCCGGTATTGGAGCGCGGGCCGTTTCAGACCCAGGTGGCTTGGAATGGAACGGTTCTCGCCATTGAGGAAGCTTCTGCACCAGGGTTACAGGCTTCCGGGGCAGTTTTTCCAGATTTGCAAAATCCCTTGGCTTCTCGCTTCGATATTCGGGCAATGGTGAAAGATTTTAACTTGGCTTCCCTACCTATAGAATTGCCAGAGGGGGTGAACGTAGGCGGTCTTGTTGGGTTTGACGGTCGCATTGCCGGAGTTGGACTGGCGCCGAATCTGGACGGACAGGTACGCTTGCAGAATCTGGCGGTGAATGAGTTGACCTTCGACCCGTTAATTGAAGGACCGGTGCAGTATACCCCAGATCGCGGAGCCACGATCGCGCTTAAGGGCGAGTCCGATGAGATTTCAGCGGTTATCGACTCGATGTTTATTCCGCAGTCGTTTACGTTTAAAGTGGCGGATGCTGTAGCAACGGGAGTGCGATCGCCAGGGCAAGACGGATCGGGCTTAACTAATTTCCAAGTAGATGTCGCTCAGTTTCCGTTGGATTTAGTCAATTTAATTCCGATCGCGGATAATCCTTTGGGACCGGTGTTCGGGCAACTCTCGGGGAATTTTGACTTAAGCGTCCCTACCGATTTTACCAATTTCGATCCGATGGCGGTAGTTGCTCGCGGAGAAATTCAGGTGGATAAGCCCAAAATTGGTACGGTTGAGGGCGAGTCGTTGGCAGCAAAGTTAAGTTATGCGCAAGGACAAGGCCAGCTTACCGATACAGAATTAGCAATTGGCGAGAGTAAGTATCAAGTCGATGGGGCGGTGGATTTAACTAATTTAACCGATCCGCAGTTTAATGCCGAAGTGCAGATTGCCCAAGGAAGCGTGCAAGATGTGTTGCAAGTGCTGCAAATTTTCGATCTGGCCGATATTGCTAATGGGTTTGTGCCACCCGCAGGACGAGCGGCCGATTTAGGAGTATTAACATCGGGTACATCTCAGGGAAATTTAGAAACTCAGTTGCGTCGTTTCTCAGAAATTTTGCGCTTGCAAGAGTTGCGACAACGAGAGCGCGATCGCTATCCGATTCCAGCATTAGCTAAACTGCAAGGAGCATTTGATGGAGATATTAAAGTTTCCGGTTCCCTAAACCAAGGACTTTCCGCAGATATCGATTTGTTGGGCGAAAATTGGGTATGGGGAGACTATAGTTTTAATCCCATTATAGTGAAAGGATCTCTGAAAGATAACGTGCTCACCTTGCTCCCAGTGCAGATTAATTCTAATGAGGGATTAATTACCTTTTCCGGGCAAGTGGGAGGCGAAGAACAATCGGGACAGTTGAAGGTGGAAGATGTTCCCGTCGGATTAATTCAGCAGTTTATTCCCGATCTCCCGGTGGATGTTACGGGGACGGTGAATACAACCGCGACGCTGTTGGGTGGAAGTTTGGAAAATCCGAAAGTTATTGGTAATGTCTCCCTAGCGGACGGTACGTTAAATGAGGCGCCTATTCAAGAAGCGATCGGCAATTTTTCGCTGACGGACGGACGGCTTCGGTTTGGCGGAAAAATGTTAGTCACTGGGGAATCGCCAATTACTTTAACCGGAAGTATTCCGAGTCCGCTTCCGGTGGGTTCGGTTTCGCCAATTTCTCAGGATATTCAGTTGGATCTGAATCTGGAAAATGATGGATTGGCAATTTTGAACGTGCTCACTCTCCAGCAGCTCAATTGGATTTCGGGAACTGGAAATGTGAATATTAAAGTATCGGGAACGGTAGACCATCCTATCGCAGTTGGAGAAGCGGCGATCGCCAATGCCACCTTAGAGTCCGAGTTGCTCTCAGAATCGGTGAATAATGTGAATGGAACTATCCGTTTTGACGGTACGAAAGTTATTGTCGATCGCATTACAGGAGACTTTAGTAAAGGGACGGTGAATGTGGCGGGGTTAATTCCCCTAGAAAATCCGAATCTACTCTTATCGGAAGAAGAAGAAAATAACCGGTTGCGCGTGAGTTTAGCCGATATCGATTTCAATTTTCAAGATATCTATAATGGCGGAGTGAACGGCGAGATTCAAATAGCAGGTTCTGCCTTAGAACCAGTGGTTTCCGGAAATGTAAGGCTCACTCAAGGTAAAATTTCCGTGAATGAAGCGAATAAGTTTCATGAAGAAAATGCAGCGAAGGACGATACGGCCAATACGAACCAGAATGCGTTTATTCCCATATTTAGAGGATTTGAAGTCGATCTAACTAACGGTATTGCCATATTGCAACCGGGATTTGTCGATATTCGCGGGCAAGGAACTCTGGAAATAAACGGCCCTCTTGACGATCTGGAAGCCGATGGCGAAATTGCCTTAGAACGAGGATTTATTAATATTATCTCGACTCAGTTTCGGCTGAATCGAGAATACGATCATCGAGTTAGATTTAACCCCACACAAGGTCTCGATCCCGATCTAGATTTACAGCTCGAAGCCTCAATTTCTGAAACCCAAGGAACTCGTCAAGCTGAAAGCTTATTCGGACGGCAACCGGAGATTGACGATACTCCTCCCATTGATAATAATGATGCAGAAACCGTACGGATTCAAGCATCAGTTACCGGTCCTGCTTCCCAATTAGAAAATAACTTGGAGTTAACCAGTTCTCCCGTGCGCAGCCGTTCCGAAATTATTGCCTTAATTGGAGGTGGCGTTCTCAATACTTTTGCTGGCGGGAATACGACGTTAGCTCTGGCAAATTTAGCTGGAACGACGATTTTATCAAACTTACAAAGTTCTCTCGGGGAGGCTTTGGGGTTAACCGAATTCCGTCTTTATCCCACCGAAGATAGCGCGCGTCAAGGGAATCTTGGTTTAGCCGGAGAAGCAACTTTAGATGTGACCAAAAAGTTTTCTACTTCTCTCGGGAAAACATTAACATCTAGCGATCCGGCACGACTGCGATTTCGCTATCGTTTAAGCGAGAGTTTGGTCTTGCGAGGAGCAACGGATCTCGGTGGTGAAAGTTCGACTCGGAGACAACCCGACAGCCGCATTCAGTTTGAGTTTCGCAAGCGATTTTAA